The Paenibacillus beijingensis nucleotide sequence TGCGATGGTACAGGAATTCCCCGCTTTTATTGCCTGAACGGGAGATGGGGTCGACAAAAAAAGCACATTTGCAGGAATTTTAACCCAGCCGAAAAATAAAAAGAAAATAGATGTACGAACGCATCTTTTTCAACAAACACCCCTTCGTGCAGAGCGATAAAAAACGAACGAACCGGCCAAGGATAGACCCTTGATCGGTTCGTTTTTCGCTTTTTGAAGCTGAAGAACTTGAGATACGACTGAATGCCTGCTTATGGGACAGCCCCTTCTATGTGTTAGCCGGCCTTCTGCGCTGCGGCTTCGGCAGCAAGCGCAGGATACAGCCGCTGCGCCAATAACGTCTGCAAAATGACGAAGATTCCGCCGACCGCCCAATAGAGCGGAAGCGCGGCCGGGGCCGTGAAGGAGAACACCGCCATCATGACCGGCGACAAGTACGACAGCCTGGCGAGCTGCCGCTGCATGCCTTCCATTTCCGTACTTGTGCCGGACTGGGAAACTTTAACCTGCACGAAATAGACGGCGGCGGCAATGAACGGCATGATGATATCCGTATGTCCGAGCTGGAACCACAGAAACGAATGCGACGACAGCTCGGGCGTCAACCGGATGGCGTAATACAGGCCCGATAAGATCGGGAGCTGAAGGAGCATCGGCAGGCAGCCGACCGCCAGCGGATCGTAGCCGTGCTTCTTGTGCAGCTTCAGAGTCTCCTCCTGCAGCTTCAGCCGGTCTTCGGCTTTGTCCGGCTTATACTTCAGCTTTAGCTGGTCCAGCTCCGGCTGCATCAGCGCCTGTTTGCGCTTCATTTCCTGCTGTCCCTTGTATTGGCGCAGCATGAACGGCAGCAGCAGCAGCTTCACGGCAACCGTCAGCACGATCAGGGCGAGACCGTAGCTGCCGCCGCACAGAACGGCAAGCTGAAGAATTAAATATGAAAAAGGGTAAATGACATAATGGTTGAAAAATCCCGGCGTCGACGCGTCGATCGCGCCGCTTGTTCCGCATCCTCCGAGCAGCAGCAGCACAAGTGCGGCAGCGATTATTTTGAGCGCGGGGTTAATGTTGTCAAACTGCGGCAGAAGCCGGCGTGTTCCGGTGTGAATTCCATCGTTTCGTTTCATGATCATTCTCCTCGTTTCGCATAATGGTTGCGGTTAACGAGGAATGACAGCCCTCCGAATCGCCGTCGGGAGCTTCCTTCCGTTTCATATGGCGTACCAGCATCTCCCCGATGGTACGCACCACGGCAAGGCGCTGCGCTCCCGGAAGACGGCACACGCTGTCTTCGCGGTCATACCGGCCCGGCCCCTGCGGAGCGGAGGGAAGACGGAAATAATAAAGATACGCAAATGAGCATAAGATCCCGATGCTAAACAGATACGACATGACCTCATGAAGCTCAAACAATGATATTCACCCCCTCACATCAACACCTGCTTATTACGCGGCAAAACGGGGAAAAGTTTCACGGGCGCCGTCACCGCGAGACGTCACCGCGAGACGTTACCGCGGAGCCGTTACCGCGGAGCCGTTACCGCGGCTTCTTCTTCGCCAAGGAGTACGCCGCCAAGATCGCTTCGGCGGACGCTTCCCCTCTCTGTTCTTCCTTCCACGGGCGCGTCCGCAGCGAGAAATCGAACGTGGAGCCTTCTCCTTCCCGGCTCTCCACCCCGATCGAGCCTCCCATCAGCTCGACGAACTTTTTGCAAATGGACAGCCCGAGTCCCGTTCCCCCGTATTTGCGGCTGATCGCCGGATGCAGCTGGGAAAAGGACTGGAACAGCAGATCCTGCTTGTCCAGCGGGATGCCGATGCCGGTATCCTTCACCTTAAATCTGAGCAGGATGTCTTCGCTGCCGGCGGCGGATTCGTTCCGGACCGTTAACGTCACGCTTCCGTGGTCGGTGAACTTGACCCCGTTGCCGACCAGATTGATCAGCACTTGGCGCAGCCG carries:
- the yidC gene encoding membrane protein insertase YidC, which translates into the protein MKRNDGIHTGTRRLLPQFDNINPALKIIAAALVLLLLGGCGTSGAIDASTPGFFNHYVIYPFSYLILQLAVLCGGSYGLALIVLTVAVKLLLLPFMLRQYKGQQEMKRKQALMQPELDQLKLKYKPDKAEDRLKLQEETLKLHKKHGYDPLAVGCLPMLLQLPILSGLYYAIRLTPELSSHSFLWFQLGHTDIIMPFIAAAVYFVQVKVSQSGTSTEMEGMQRQLARLSYLSPVMMAVFSFTAPAALPLYWAVGGIFVILQTLLAQRLYPALAAEAAAQKAG